One segment of Agromyces albus DNA contains the following:
- a CDS encoding Gfo/Idh/MocA family protein has product MGDPHRIGIIGLGVISRAYLDTLAGAPSVRITAVADLDAARAEAVAAELPDARAMAVDELLSSSEVDTVLNLTIPAAHAEIALAAIANGKHVYGEKPLAASFAQAREVVDAADVAGVRLGCAPDTVLGTGTQTARAAIDGGVIGRPFAASAVMVTAGHERWHPNPDFYYREGGGPLLDMGPYYVASLIQLLGPVRSVTGASSRLRAERVIATGLRAGERIPVEVDTHVAGILEHVNGALSTITTSFDGIATAAAPIEVHGELGTLAVPDPNNFDGEVRLATIEGPGWRELEPSAGYVAATRGAGLLDFVSAGDGRRPRAGADVALHSLEIMTALLESARVGRRLELTTSVDRPEPVPLTPQSEWMRSRATSPSR; this is encoded by the coding sequence GTGGGCGACCCGCACCGCATCGGCATCATAGGACTCGGGGTCATCTCCCGGGCGTACCTCGACACGCTCGCCGGTGCTCCATCCGTGCGCATCACCGCGGTCGCCGACCTCGATGCCGCGCGTGCCGAGGCCGTTGCTGCCGAGCTCCCCGATGCGCGCGCAATGGCGGTCGACGAGCTGCTCAGCAGCTCCGAGGTCGACACCGTGCTCAACCTGACGATCCCGGCAGCGCATGCCGAGATCGCGCTCGCGGCGATCGCCAACGGCAAGCACGTCTACGGCGAGAAGCCGCTCGCGGCGTCGTTCGCGCAAGCACGCGAGGTCGTCGATGCAGCGGATGTCGCCGGTGTGCGCCTCGGCTGCGCGCCCGACACCGTGCTCGGCACCGGCACGCAGACGGCCAGGGCGGCGATCGACGGCGGCGTGATCGGACGTCCGTTCGCGGCATCCGCCGTGATGGTCACGGCCGGCCACGAGCGGTGGCACCCGAACCCCGACTTCTACTACCGCGAGGGCGGCGGGCCCCTGCTCGATATGGGGCCGTACTACGTCGCCTCGCTCATCCAGCTGCTCGGCCCGGTGCGATCGGTCACCGGCGCCTCCAGTCGCCTCCGCGCCGAACGCGTGATCGCCACCGGACTGCGGGCGGGTGAGCGGATCCCGGTCGAGGTCGACACCCACGTCGCCGGCATCCTCGAACACGTCAACGGCGCCCTCTCGACGATCACGACGAGCTTCGACGGCATCGCGACGGCCGCCGCGCCGATCGAGGTGCACGGCGAACTGGGTACGCTCGCCGTGCCCGATCCCAACAACTTCGATGGCGAGGTGCGGCTCGCGACGATCGAGGGGCCGGGCTGGCGCGAGCTCGAGCCGTCGGCGGGCTACGTCGCGGCCACTCGCGGCGCCGGGCTGCTCGACTTCGTGAGCGCCGGCGACGGCCGTCGGCCGCGCGCCGGAGCGGATGTCGCGCTGCACAGCCTCGAGATCATGACGGCGCTGCTCGAATCGGCTCGGGTCGGTCGGCGACTGGAGCTCACCACGTCGGTCGACCGGCCCGAGCCGGTGCCCCTCACACCGCAATCGGAGTGGATGCGGAGCCGAGCTACTTCGCCTTCCCGATGA
- a CDS encoding DNA polymerase IV, with product MSQRRSSWVLHVDLDQFIAAVEVLRRPELAGKPVIIGGRGDPTERAVVSTASYEAREFGVGSGMPLRIAARKAPDAVILPVDAEAYLAASEEVMATLRAQPGATVQVLGWDEAFIGVETDDPEAYARRLQQAVLERTRLHCSVGIGDTLVRAKVATGFGKPRGVFRLTADNWLEVMGDRPTIDLWGVGTKISRRLAGHGIKTVAELAATDPDSLVAEFGPRMGPWYAQLGRGEGAHVVDDTPWVARGHSRETTYQQDLTEPAQVEAAVRELAAKVLEDIAAEGRPVIGLTLKVRYAPFITKVFTRRISETFDRDVVLAGALGLVGRIEPGRPIRLLGLRAEMPMPEDAREGHTPTRGGW from the coding sequence GTGAGCCAACGCCGGAGCTCCTGGGTGCTGCACGTCGACCTCGATCAGTTCATCGCGGCCGTCGAGGTGCTCCGGCGTCCCGAGCTCGCGGGCAAGCCGGTGATCATCGGCGGGCGGGGCGACCCGACCGAGCGGGCAGTAGTCTCGACCGCGTCCTACGAGGCCCGCGAGTTCGGAGTCGGTTCAGGGATGCCTCTGCGGATCGCCGCTCGCAAGGCACCCGATGCGGTGATCCTCCCGGTCGACGCCGAGGCCTACCTCGCGGCATCCGAGGAGGTCATGGCGACGCTTCGCGCGCAACCGGGAGCAACCGTGCAGGTACTCGGCTGGGATGAGGCGTTCATCGGCGTGGAGACCGACGATCCCGAGGCGTACGCCCGCCGGCTGCAGCAGGCGGTGCTCGAACGCACCCGACTGCACTGCAGTGTCGGCATCGGCGACACCCTCGTGCGGGCCAAGGTCGCGACCGGGTTCGGCAAGCCCCGCGGGGTGTTCCGGCTCACCGCCGACAACTGGCTCGAGGTGATGGGCGACCGGCCCACCATCGACCTGTGGGGCGTGGGGACGAAGATCTCCCGCCGCCTCGCGGGGCACGGCATCAAAACCGTCGCCGAATTGGCCGCCACCGACCCCGACAGCCTCGTGGCCGAGTTCGGCCCGCGGATGGGCCCGTGGTACGCCCAGCTCGGCCGGGGCGAAGGCGCACACGTCGTCGACGACACGCCCTGGGTGGCCCGCGGCCACAGCCGGGAGACCACGTACCAGCAGGACCTCACCGAGCCCGCACAGGTCGAAGCTGCCGTGCGGGAGCTCGCGGCCAAGGTGCTCGAAGACATCGCGGCCGAAGGCCGGCCGGTGATCGGGCTCACGCTCAAGGTGCGCTACGCGCCGTTCATCACAAAGGTCTTCACCAGGAGAATCTCCGAGACGTTCGACCGCGACGTCGTGTTGGCCGGTGCGCTCGGCCTCGTCGGCAGGATCGAGCCCGGCCGGCCGATCAGACTGCTGGGACTGCGGGCGGAGATGCCCATGCCCGAGGACGCCCGCGAGGGACACACGCCGACGCGCGGCGGCTGGTGA
- a CDS encoding AMP-binding protein has protein sequence MAETTAAVRFLMPTRPDVGLDLLAVGADDDLAITTAERTMTRAELRDRVDDTRRLLGDIRRLVFVSCTNTVDSLVAYLAAVAGGHPVLLLDGSGSEQAEAHRRNLVDRFDPDVIVDGSGEGDVIVDGSGEGDGGLRFEERRPGTRHALHPELAMLTSTSGSTGSPKLVRLSRRNLKSNAASIAEYLGLRSDDRAATTLPMHYCYGLSVINSHLLAGASVHLTARSVVDPLFWREFDHVGATSFAGVPYTFELLSGAGFADHVPATLRHVTQAGGRLPADAVRHYAGLGRDHDFRFFVMYGQTEATARMAYLPPELAEARAGTIGVPIPGGSFRIDGDDEGELVYSGPNVMMGYAGDAGDFALGQVLTELRTGDIARQHDDGLYEIVGRSSRFVKTFGLRVSLDRVEELLLEAGIDARAVACDERLAVFVRAERFVPAARDVIVERLGLPAHAFAVHAVDRFPRTASGKPDDATLVAHARRLEQVEPDDATAPASERIRELYAELLGRPDATADDSFVSLDGDSLSYVEVSVRLGRMLGTLPRDWPERGIRELAALVAPEPRATTAESAEPAGTNTKTARPRRRPRTTSMETSVLLRAAAIVLIVATHTDFIDVKGGAHLLLAVAGYNLVRFRVTGASGAARVTGLLRAAAWIAVPAVIWIGGVAMTTGFYDPSTAALLNGVLGQQSVWSEQWQFWFLEAIIWTLVGVAALLAIPWVDRFERRHPFGLALILLAVAFAVRVLVIGGIEAERVERYAVLSVVAFVVLGWLIARADTLTRRLIASAAVLVVAPGFFGEPLREAIVVAGCLLLCWMPVLRVPRVLVPTVVVLAASSMYVYLTHWQVYPPIEEVSPALATLASFAVGIVVWWLARVAGQGIARMTRASAAPSTSK, from the coding sequence ATGGCTGAGACGACTGCCGCCGTCCGTTTCCTGATGCCCACGCGGCCCGATGTGGGGCTCGACCTCCTCGCGGTCGGTGCCGACGACGACCTCGCGATCACCACGGCAGAGCGCACGATGACGCGAGCTGAGCTGCGAGACCGGGTCGACGACACCCGACGCTTGCTCGGAGACATCCGCCGGCTCGTCTTCGTCTCCTGCACCAACACCGTCGACTCGCTCGTGGCCTACCTCGCCGCCGTCGCCGGCGGGCACCCGGTGCTGCTCCTCGACGGCTCGGGCAGCGAGCAGGCTGAAGCGCATCGCCGCAACCTCGTCGACCGCTTCGACCCCGACGTGATCGTCGACGGCAGCGGCGAGGGCGACGTGATCGTCGACGGCAGCGGCGAGGGCGACGGCGGCTTGCGGTTCGAGGAGCGCCGGCCCGGCACGCGCCACGCACTGCACCCCGAGCTCGCGATGCTCACGAGCACGTCGGGTTCCACGGGGTCGCCGAAGCTCGTGCGGCTCTCGCGCCGCAATCTCAAGAGCAATGCCGCGAGCATCGCCGAGTACCTCGGACTCCGTTCCGACGACCGCGCGGCGACGACCCTCCCGATGCACTACTGCTACGGCCTGTCGGTGATCAACAGCCACCTGCTCGCCGGAGCGAGCGTGCACCTCACCGCGCGCTCGGTGGTCGACCCGCTGTTCTGGCGCGAGTTCGACCACGTCGGCGCGACCTCGTTCGCGGGCGTGCCGTACACCTTCGAGCTGCTCAGCGGCGCCGGGTTCGCAGATCACGTGCCGGCAACGCTCCGGCACGTCACGCAAGCGGGCGGGCGACTGCCAGCCGACGCCGTCAGGCACTACGCCGGACTCGGACGCGACCACGACTTCCGCTTCTTCGTGATGTACGGCCAGACCGAGGCGACCGCGCGGATGGCCTACCTGCCGCCTGAACTGGCCGAGGCTCGCGCGGGCACCATCGGTGTTCCGATCCCCGGCGGCAGCTTCCGCATCGACGGCGACGACGAGGGCGAACTCGTCTATTCGGGCCCGAACGTCATGATGGGCTACGCCGGGGACGCCGGCGACTTCGCGCTCGGCCAGGTGCTGACGGAACTGCGCACGGGGGACATCGCCCGCCAGCACGACGACGGCCTCTACGAGATCGTCGGGCGGTCGAGCCGCTTCGTGAAGACGTTCGGGCTGCGCGTCTCCCTCGACCGGGTCGAGGAGCTGCTGCTCGAAGCCGGCATCGATGCCCGTGCCGTCGCGTGCGACGAGCGGCTGGCGGTGTTCGTCCGCGCCGAGCGATTCGTCCCGGCCGCACGGGACGTCATCGTTGAGCGGCTCGGGCTGCCGGCGCACGCGTTCGCGGTGCACGCCGTGGATCGCTTCCCGCGCACCGCGTCGGGAAAGCCCGATGACGCGACCCTCGTCGCGCACGCGCGCCGCCTCGAGCAAGTGGAGCCGGATGACGCGACAGCGCCGGCATCGGAGCGGATCCGCGAGCTCTACGCCGAACTCCTCGGGCGGCCGGATGCCACTGCGGATGACTCGTTCGTCTCGCTCGACGGCGACTCGCTGAGCTACGTCGAGGTCTCGGTGCGGCTCGGGCGGATGCTCGGGACGCTGCCGAGGGACTGGCCCGAACGCGGCATCCGCGAGCTTGCCGCACTCGTGGCGCCCGAACCGAGAGCCACCACCGCCGAGTCGGCGGAGCCGGCCGGCACGAACACGAAGACTGCACGCCCCCGACGCCGACCACGCACCACCTCGATGGAGACCTCCGTGCTCCTGCGGGCCGCGGCGATCGTGCTCATCGTCGCGACGCACACCGACTTCATCGACGTGAAGGGCGGCGCACACCTGCTGCTCGCGGTCGCGGGCTACAACCTCGTGAGGTTTCGGGTCACCGGGGCATCCGGCGCCGCCCGCGTGACCGGGTTGCTGCGGGCAGCCGCCTGGATCGCGGTGCCCGCTGTGATCTGGATCGGCGGGGTCGCCATGACGACCGGCTTCTACGATCCGTCGACGGCGGCGCTCCTGAACGGCGTGCTCGGCCAGCAGTCGGTGTGGTCCGAGCAATGGCAGTTCTGGTTCCTCGAGGCGATCATCTGGACGCTCGTCGGCGTCGCGGCGCTGCTCGCGATCCCGTGGGTCGACCGGTTCGAGCGGCGGCATCCGTTCGGCCTCGCGCTCATCCTGCTCGCGGTGGCGTTCGCGGTGAGGGTGCTGGTCATCGGCGGCATCGAGGCGGAGCGCGTGGAGCGGTACGCGGTGCTCAGCGTCGTGGCCTTCGTCGTGCTCGGCTGGCTCATTGCGCGCGCCGACACCCTCACCCGCCGCCTCATCGCGAGCGCGGCCGTGCTCGTCGTCGCGCCCGGGTTCTTCGGCGAGCCGCTGCGCGAGGCCATCGTCGTCGCGGGCTGTCTGCTGCTGTGCTGGATGCCGGTGCTGCGAGTTCCGCGCGTGCTCGTGCCGACGGTCGTGGTGCTCGCCGCGTCGTCGATGTACGTCTACCTCACGCACTGGCAGGTGTACCCGCCGATCGAGGAGGTCTCTCCCGCGCTCGCGACGCTCGCCTCGTTCGCGGTCGGCATCGTGGTGTGGTGGCTCGCCCGCGTCGCCGGGCAGGGTATTGCGCGCATGACGCGGGCGAGTGCGGCGCCGTCGACGTCGAAGTGA
- a CDS encoding PadR family transcriptional regulator: MARVKQTELAVLCVLGVQPMTGYAVRAAIREQLGFFWSESFGQIYPALAELERTGLVERHEGTRAGSSTYSLTSDGRARLVQLLKEPDAPAPRRDGLMLRLFFGRVLGPDACRELVERARDSARQQLAAYEGVRATVESETAFPEHQAYWLITISAGEYSARAAIEWADETLASLDGQRERYVR; this comes from the coding sequence ATGGCAAGAGTGAAGCAGACCGAACTCGCGGTGCTCTGCGTGCTCGGCGTGCAGCCCATGACGGGGTACGCCGTGCGAGCGGCGATCCGCGAACAGCTCGGGTTCTTCTGGAGCGAGAGCTTCGGCCAGATCTATCCCGCCCTGGCCGAGCTCGAACGAACCGGGCTCGTCGAGCGCCACGAGGGCACGAGGGCAGGTTCATCCACCTACTCGCTCACGTCCGACGGCCGCGCGCGCCTCGTGCAATTGCTCAAGGAGCCGGATGCCCCGGCTCCACGCCGTGACGGCCTCATGCTGCGCCTCTTCTTCGGCCGCGTGCTCGGACCCGACGCCTGCAGGGAACTCGTCGAACGAGCGAGGGACTCGGCGCGCCAGCAGCTCGCAGCGTACGAGGGCGTGCGCGCGACCGTCGAATCGGAGACGGCGTTCCCCGAGCACCAGGCCTACTGGCTCATCACCATCTCCGCAGGAGAGTACAGCGCACGGGCCGCGATCGAGTGGGCTGACGAGACCCTCGCCTCGCTCGACGGGCAGCGCGAGCGCTACGTGCGGTAG
- a CDS encoding ThuA domain-containing protein → MTQHRALVVRGGWDGHHPVESTELFIPFLEANDYDVQVEESPEIYADAAAMAEVDLIVQSVTMSEITHEQVMGLRAAVAAGTGLTGWHGGIADSYRASSDYLQLVGGQFATHPSKEPSQLREGSEENNYLTYSVDLTDLGRRHPITEGIGDFELTTEQYWVLHDDLIDVLATTTHPVQPWHPWHRPITSPTIWTRLWGDGRIVVTTPGHSPDILRDANVRTIIERGMLWATRTASAS, encoded by the coding sequence ATGACGCAACACCGAGCGCTCGTCGTCCGCGGCGGCTGGGACGGCCACCACCCGGTCGAGAGCACCGAACTGTTCATCCCGTTCCTCGAAGCGAACGACTACGACGTACAGGTCGAGGAGTCTCCCGAGATCTACGCCGACGCGGCCGCCATGGCCGAGGTCGACCTCATCGTGCAGAGCGTGACGATGTCCGAGATCACGCACGAGCAGGTCATGGGCCTCCGCGCGGCGGTCGCGGCAGGCACCGGACTTACCGGATGGCACGGCGGCATCGCCGACTCCTACCGCGCGTCATCCGACTACCTGCAGCTCGTGGGCGGGCAATTCGCCACCCACCCGAGCAAGGAGCCGTCGCAGCTGCGCGAGGGCTCTGAGGAGAACAACTACCTCACCTACTCGGTCGACCTGACCGACCTCGGCCGGCGGCATCCGATCACCGAGGGAATCGGCGACTTCGAGCTCACGACCGAGCAGTACTGGGTGCTGCACGACGACCTGATCGACGTGCTCGCCACGACGACGCATCCCGTGCAGCCGTGGCATCCGTGGCACCGGCCGATCACCTCGCCCACCATCTGGACCCGCCTCTGGGGCGACGGGCGCATCGTCGTGACGACGCCCGGGCACAGCCCTGACATCCTCCGCGACGCCAACGTTCGCACCATCATCGAAAGGGGAATGCTGTGGGCGACCCGCACCGCATCGGCATCATAG
- a CDS encoding helix-turn-helix transcriptional regulator: MTPAREESIAAAPGAPPRRAPGLPVYLTPAEVVVRTGFAMQTLANWRARKVGPPYLKVGARVRYDEAELYAWMRSQPTTSA, from the coding sequence GTGACCCCGGCGCGTGAGGAGAGCATTGCGGCGGCGCCGGGAGCTCCTCCTCGACGAGCGCCGGGCCTCCCCGTGTACCTCACGCCAGCCGAGGTCGTGGTGCGCACCGGCTTTGCCATGCAGACGCTCGCGAATTGGCGCGCACGGAAGGTCGGCCCGCCGTACCTGAAGGTTGGCGCTCGCGTGCGCTACGACGAGGCCGAGCTCTACGCGTGGATGCGTTCGCAGCCGACAACGTCGGCGTGA
- a CDS encoding Ig-like domain-containing protein: MTAVLLGLTAATLSPVSGASAAVPTTDAPPTYDRYQAVTDPGLTAPGYFQPYWYDTEGRHIQAHGGQLVAGIELGVETDEISAGEENGRAVYYWYGEDRSNGYYNSPGVAVYKSYDTLNWSNEGVALRSVTSKTELQGEYFDALYDTVDDAGNPNTATIDELFYYLNVSQFEADGTTPRIQAIFERPKALYNSTTQKWVMWWHADGSTSPGGSNYARSLAAVATSDSPTGPFTLQGAFRLYNEPTYRTACNQNGAVPGGARDMTVFQDTDGNAYVSYSSEENRSLYIAKLNAEYTNVEKTTTTDPTGIQFSADGRYPYIFADGTAGAPQNHVDYTIVKRCGLLEAPAIFVHDGRYYLVASGATGWRPNPQTYYTADSILGGWIRGVQPGDAHEAVSYDTIPEGGDGLLSVGDSRKTSFGSQSTNVFPLDAAKGHYIYMGDRWNSGAADSTYVWLPITIGEDGRLQMRNPAAENAKWATGWDASYWDDKGAGPYIWNVTDAGLPATARTNQDLTSLLPATVEVTANGQATQVPVTWNTTLFTAPGRQTITGTLAADGTYTAGRTFTRTIDVEGRGLFNIAPAASAGASSRTNLAATTNDGSTVKGWDDWATNSAYPLSSWLSYTWNEPRTLASVKVHAFKDGSTATWPSKVAVQYRNGAGQWVDTSVSATVEQNNASPAPVIELDVTALPATTAIRLNLTTQTRTWQSISEVEIFGYGSSAATALSDLQVDGATVPGFSPATWSYTVVGKNPAERVVTATPGNVSSRVSIVQASAADPFAYATVAEFDASGIAAVQTYRVGFITPATDATLSSITVNGQPLTGFSPGTTSYDGIPIPDGSTPTVAATTTDGKAIAAVGAFDPASGKLVISVTAEDPAVTKTYTLGFTYDSRSTDASLGALTVNGSAVAGFSPDTLAYTVPIGAWGAVPVVEATARTAAASVTKRVDLSTAVITVTAEHPSYSKRYVLTFSTPGGCADTTIDAPWRSAAWGTAANASFCEAAGSSFRISDANDGAWTTKDNLSVISQPEAVAVGDAIETYVSTVDKGSNTDPRAGLVLRNDLTIAGKASAKGYVILTTSPMGAYLQFDANNNGYIDAQTTNVAAGAWPVHLKLEYTSSTTATGYYRTAASDPWKVVGTATLSAPDAKLDAGVFAAGNNGKGASVASLLDTRLSPKPVTVTSVDPVAAETTAGVAPVLPPSVTVGLSDGSTESREVTWDAIDAAQYAAAGSFSVHGSVAGTEVASIATVTVHPAAVTVTSVVPVSAETTAGQPPVLPGTVIVVLSDDSTEPRAVVWPDIPAESYATAGSFTIEGSVDGTELTATATITVSAAPVTVTSIPPVEVQTTVGTAPELPAAVPVVLSDGGTEERAVVWEPVEPSAYEAAGSFTVSGSVEGTELRAAAVVSVTAVPFITTTTKLDAPAPAPGKPGTAVVMVSAADKTTASGTVIVTVYRGSEVVATATAELAKGKAKLSIAALPVGAYSVVAEYQGTSTFKPSSSPSIAYVIGKAK; the protein is encoded by the coding sequence GTGACCGCAGTGCTCCTGGGCCTGACGGCCGCGACGCTGTCACCGGTATCCGGCGCTTCGGCGGCGGTGCCCACGACGGATGCCCCGCCCACCTATGACCGCTACCAGGCGGTCACCGATCCCGGCCTCACGGCGCCGGGCTACTTCCAGCCGTACTGGTATGACACCGAAGGTCGTCACATCCAGGCGCACGGCGGCCAGCTCGTCGCGGGCATCGAGCTCGGCGTCGAGACCGACGAGATCTCCGCCGGCGAGGAGAACGGCCGGGCCGTCTACTACTGGTATGGCGAAGACCGCTCGAACGGCTACTACAACAGCCCCGGGGTCGCCGTGTACAAGTCGTACGACACGCTGAACTGGTCGAACGAGGGCGTCGCGCTCCGCTCGGTCACGAGCAAGACCGAGCTGCAGGGCGAGTACTTCGATGCGCTCTACGACACCGTCGACGACGCCGGAAACCCGAACACCGCGACCATCGACGAGCTCTTCTACTACCTGAACGTCAGCCAATTCGAAGCCGACGGCACGACGCCCCGCATCCAGGCGATCTTCGAACGGCCGAAGGCGCTCTACAACTCCACGACCCAGAAGTGGGTGATGTGGTGGCACGCCGACGGCAGCACGTCACCCGGCGGAAGCAACTACGCGCGGTCACTCGCCGCCGTCGCGACATCCGACAGCCCAACCGGTCCGTTCACGCTGCAGGGCGCCTTCCGCCTCTACAACGAGCCGACGTATCGCACGGCCTGCAACCAGAACGGCGCGGTGCCCGGCGGCGCGCGAGACATGACCGTCTTCCAGGACACCGACGGGAACGCGTACGTCTCGTACTCCTCGGAGGAGAACCGCTCGCTCTACATCGCGAAGCTCAACGCCGAGTACACGAATGTGGAGAAGACCACCACGACCGACCCCACGGGCATCCAGTTCTCGGCCGACGGACGGTACCCGTACATCTTCGCCGACGGCACCGCGGGTGCTCCGCAGAATCACGTCGACTACACCATCGTGAAGCGTTGCGGCCTGCTCGAGGCGCCCGCGATCTTCGTGCACGACGGGCGCTACTACCTCGTGGCATCCGGCGCCACCGGATGGCGGCCGAACCCGCAGACCTACTACACCGCCGACAGCATCCTCGGCGGGTGGATCCGCGGCGTCCAGCCAGGCGACGCCCACGAGGCGGTCTCCTACGACACGATCCCCGAGGGTGGCGACGGACTACTCTCCGTCGGCGACTCGCGCAAGACCTCGTTCGGCTCGCAATCGACGAACGTCTTCCCGCTTGACGCCGCGAAGGGCCACTACATCTACATGGGCGACCGGTGGAACTCGGGCGCCGCGGACTCCACCTATGTCTGGCTGCCGATCACGATCGGGGAGGACGGCAGGCTCCAGATGCGCAACCCCGCCGCCGAGAACGCGAAGTGGGCGACCGGCTGGGACGCTTCCTACTGGGACGACAAGGGCGCAGGCCCCTACATCTGGAACGTGACGGATGCCGGGTTGCCGGCCACGGCTCGAACGAACCAGGACCTGACCTCGCTCCTGCCGGCCACCGTCGAGGTGACCGCGAACGGCCAGGCCACCCAGGTGCCGGTCACGTGGAACACGACCCTCTTCACGGCACCCGGGCGCCAGACCATCACCGGCACGCTCGCAGCCGACGGCACCTACACGGCGGGGCGCACGTTCACGCGCACGATCGACGTCGAGGGTCGTGGCCTGTTCAACATCGCGCCCGCGGCATCCGCCGGCGCCTCGAGCCGCACCAATCTCGCGGCGACGACGAACGACGGGAGCACCGTGAAGGGCTGGGACGACTGGGCGACGAACTCGGCATACCCGCTGAGCAGCTGGCTCAGCTACACGTGGAACGAGCCGCGAACGCTCGCGAGCGTCAAGGTGCACGCGTTCAAGGACGGCTCGACCGCCACGTGGCCCTCGAAGGTGGCGGTGCAGTACCGCAACGGCGCCGGCCAGTGGGTCGACACGTCAGTCTCTGCGACCGTCGAGCAGAACAACGCCTCCCCCGCCCCGGTCATCGAACTCGACGTCACCGCGCTGCCGGCGACCACCGCGATCCGCCTCAACCTGACGACGCAGACCCGTACGTGGCAGTCGATCAGCGAAGTGGAGATCTTCGGGTACGGCTCGAGTGCGGCGACCGCGCTCAGCGACCTGCAGGTCGACGGGGCGACCGTGCCCGGATTCTCCCCGGCCACGTGGAGCTACACCGTCGTCGGCAAGAACCCCGCCGAGCGCGTCGTGACGGCGACGCCGGGCAACGTCTCGTCGCGAGTGTCGATCGTGCAGGCCTCGGCGGCCGATCCGTTCGCGTATGCCACGGTCGCCGAGTTCGACGCCTCGGGCATCGCGGCGGTGCAGACCTACCGGGTCGGGTTCATCACTCCCGCAACCGACGCGACGCTCTCCTCGATCACCGTCAACGGCCAGCCGTTGACCGGCTTCTCGCCGGGCACGACCTCGTATGACGGGATCCCCATCCCCGATGGGTCGACCCCGACGGTGGCCGCGACCACCACCGACGGCAAGGCCATCGCCGCGGTCGGCGCGTTCGACCCGGCGAGCGGCAAGCTCGTCATCTCGGTCACCGCGGAGGATCCCGCCGTGACGAAGACGTACACCCTCGGGTTCACGTACGACTCGCGATCCACCGACGCGAGCCTCGGCGCCCTGACGGTGAACGGCAGCGCGGTCGCCGGGTTCTCCCCCGACACGCTCGCCTACACCGTACCCATCGGGGCGTGGGGCGCAGTGCCCGTCGTGGAGGCCACCGCTCGCACCGCGGCGGCATCCGTCACGAAGCGCGTCGACCTCTCGACCGCGGTGATCACCGTCACGGCGGAGCATCCGTCGTACTCGAAGCGCTACGTGCTCACGTTCAGCACGCCTGGCGGATGCGCCGACACCACCATCGACGCGCCCTGGCGCTCGGCGGCGTGGGGCACCGCGGCGAACGCCTCGTTCTGCGAGGCCGCCGGATCATCGTTCCGGATCTCGGATGCCAACGACGGGGCGTGGACGACGAAGGACAACCTGAGCGTCATCTCCCAACCCGAAGCGGTCGCCGTCGGCGATGCCATCGAGACGTACGTGTCGACGGTCGACAAGGGCAGCAACACCGACCCACGCGCGGGACTCGTGCTGCGCAATGACCTCACGATCGCCGGCAAGGCGAGCGCGAAGGGCTACGTCATCCTGACGACGAGCCCCATGGGCGCCTACCTGCAGTTCGACGCCAACAACAACGGCTACATCGACGCGCAGACGACGAACGTCGCCGCCGGCGCCTGGCCGGTGCACCTGAAGCTCGAGTACACGAGCAGCACCACGGCGACGGGCTACTACCGCACGGCGGCATCCGACCCGTGGAAGGTCGTCGGGACCGCGACCCTGTCGGCCCCCGACGCGAAGCTCGACGCGGGGGTGTTCGCCGCCGGCAACAACGGCAAGGGCGCCTCGGTCGCGTCACTGCTCGACACGCGGCTCTCGCCGAAGCCGGTCACGGTGACGTCGGTGGACCCGGTGGCGGCCGAGACGACCGCCGGTGTCGCCCCCGTGCTGCCGCCGTCGGTCACGGTCGGGCTGAGCGATGGCTCGACCGAGTCGCGAGAGGTCACGTGGGATGCGATCGACGCCGCGCAGTATGCGGCGGCGGGCAGCTTCTCGGTGCATGGATCCGTCGCCGGCACCGAGGTCGCTTCGATCGCCACGGTCACGGTGCATCCGGCAGCGGTCACGGTGACCTCGGTCGTTCCCGTGAGCGCGGAGACCACGGCCGGGCAGCCCCCGGTGCTGCCCGGCACGGTGATCGTCGTGCTGAGCGACGACAGCACCGAGCCGCGCGCCGTCGTCTGGCCAGACATCCCGGCTGAGAGCTATGCGACGGCGGGCTCGTTCACGATCGAGGGTTCGGTGGACGGCACGGAGCTGACGGCGACCGCCACCATCACGGTCTCGGCCGCGCCGGTGACCGTCACGTCGATCCCGCCGGTCGAGGTGCAGACGACGGTCGGCACGGCACCCGAGCTTCCGGCCGCGGTGCCGGTGGTCCTCAGCGACGGCGGCACCGAGGAGCGCGCGGTCGTCTGGGAGCCGGTCGAGCCGTCGGCGTACGAGGCCGCCGGATCGTTCACCGTCTCGGGCAGCGTCGAGGGAACCGAGCTGCGCGCCGCCGCGGTGGTGTCGGTCACCGCAGTGCCGTTCATCACCACGACGACGAAGCTCGACGCGCCGGCGCCGGCGCCCGGCAAGCCCGGCACCGCGGTCGTGATGGTGAGTGCCGCCGACAAGACGACGGCGTCGGGCACGGTGATCGTGACCGTCTATCGCGGCTCCGAGGTCGTCGCCACGGCGACCGCCGAGCTCGCGAAGGGCAAGGCGAAGCTCTCGATCGCGGCGCTTCCCGTCGGCGCGTACTCGGTGGTCGCCGAGTACCAGGGCACCTCGACGTTCAAGCCGTCGAGTTCTCCATCGATCGCCTACGTCATCGGGAAGGCGAAGTAG